Genomic window (Pectinophora gossypiella chromosome 5, ilPecGoss1.1, whole genome shotgun sequence):
GAACAGTCTATACAATACACCTTTGATCATTTATTCCACCGTAACAATTAAACTAATGATACTTATACCTAGTAATAGTCGCTAAAACATAAGGAAAATTTCCGAACGAAGTGTTTAGTATCATTATAAGCCAGTAGATGGCGTAGTAGCTGAGCTTTGCCGTCTCGCCGAGCGCTGCGCTACTGTATCGATTTTACGAAGTCTTGTCAGTATTTACACGGGTAAAAAATCTACTCAGTAAATACACgctgttttaaattataaaactcaAAATAAGGTGCAGATATATGAGCTATAACAACTAATATATTCATATTCGTTAAAACAACTTCTATTACGAGAAAAAGCTGTTTTATCGAACATAACGTATACACGGCGTTTAACACTGGCAACACCCAAATGTCTATGAATTTGACCCCGAGGCTCGTGTCCCGAGCAGAAGGAGAGTGTGGCGTAGGCCCTTCGTTTTTGATCTTCATCTCGTTAAAAATTGTGTAAAATGGGCacataataggtaaataaattctTGTTTAACGTTTCGGGTAATCAATTTGCGCCTACTTCATGTTAGAACTTTTCACTGGCATAATTATCCGTCGGGGCTAGCACGTATGAGCTACTACTAAGAATATCGCTCAAAGTCGTTCTGTGATCATTTTTtgttgtataatttaatttcagtgttatttttaaattaatgattgtGATATTGTCAACTCAAAATGGATCGTGTGGTACGGATATAGAATCGAATATATTAAGTGTTAAATTAAATGCCCTCGGGTTTTTGGTGAATGTGTTGAGACAATGGTGTATCGATTATTTTGCGCTAACGAAATGTCATCCCGGTGCCGTAGTGTTAATATTAGAAGTCTATGTTTGTGACTACGATTACTATTGTCTAGGCATCTACGCGTTTTATATTGAGCTTGCAAAACTCCAATTTAGAATGAGTGACCAAAATAGTGACGAAGATTTTCATTCGGATAAATATTATACGCTCTTGACAATATCTATTTTTTGAGCATTTCGTAACTGGAATATATGTTAGGCAGTGGCCGTTGAAAATATAAATAGCTTCATAAGTGTTTAATAATATACCAAACAGAAAAACAAGTTAAACGTTGTTGTGTGTGTAAAAGAGACTGCATTTATCAAGAATATAAAACTAATCTAAAACTTATTATAGGTGACTTTTATACGTCGCGGTATCCAATCTAAAAATGTCTCAGTGATGATCAAAGTAATCCCATCTAAAAGCTTCAGAAAACAATTCCTCGCGTACTTTGTCTCACTTTCATAATTTTACTGTGTTTATACGgaattttatttatagcatAATTTCTCGAGTCATTTAGGCCAAGCATTTGATCGCGTTTTTATGTTTTCCGGATTCTATTAAAGACAAACAAATATAAAGGCTAGACTAACTCTACCaatgttatgtgttataaatTTAAGAAACTGATAAATTCACGACAGACAGTATTTTAAACCGCATCTTAATAAGCCAGATCAGAATAAGGCTTTCTCATAAACGTGTTAATACATCGTAACTAAAAGGCTTCACTCGAAGACCTTAAAGCTTTATTTTAACTATTCAAATCCGCAACGaaaatctggtgtcagggtgcgACCTCATTTTGCAGACGCTCACTAGAACGATGTTACATAGCTATCATGAAAGCAATCACTATTATTGTCTCAATTTGTTCAGTGATCAATCAGTCAATTTCTGTAATGTCAATAGCAATTGTCTCctcttaaattataaaattttaaattggtaCTGCAATGACGATTACGCGACTTCACAATTATTCCGAGTGCGATACAAATACCACTCATCTCACTCATGACAAAATTGCAAGTTAAGAGATTAATTTTTCGAATGTTTTGCTTGTTTCAGTTACTTGCCGGAACAGTAAATACTTGTGCTCAAAATTTACGAAGCTAGTTGTCTGTTTAAAGCTGATAACGTAAGTACATTGTGTTAATAATGGCTAACCCAAATCGAGATGGTGTTAGTACTCGCTTCTCCGACAATTATGACCTAAAAGAAGAACTAGGAAAAGGAGCTTTTTCAATAGTGAGACGCGCTGTTCAGAAATCGACTGGATATGAATTTGCTGCCAAAATTATCAATACTAAAAAACTCTCAGCTAGAGATTTCCAAAAACTGGAAAGGGAAGCTCGAATTTGTCGAAAGCTGCAACACCCTAACATTGTGAGACTGCACGACTCTATCCAAGAAGAACATTTCCACTACCTCGTATTCGATCTGGTAACTGGTGGAGAATTATTTGAAGACATTGTAGCGCGAGAATTTTATTCTGAAGCGGATGCATCACACTGTATACAGCAAATATTGGAATCAGTCCATCACTGCCACCATAATGGAGTTGTGCATAGAGATTTAAAGCCTGAAAATCTGTTACTGGCTAGCAAAGCTAAAGGAGCTGCTGTGAAACTTGCAGATTTTGGATTGGCTATTGAGGTTCAGGGGGATCAACAAGCATGGTTTGGATTCGCTGGTACCCCTGGCTATCTATCTCCAGAAGTACTTAAAAAGGAACCATATGGTAAACCTGTGGATATTTGGGCGTGTGGcgtaattttgtatattttgctGGTGGGCTACCCACCATTTTGGGATGAAGACCAACATCGATTGTACGGTCAGATTAAAGCTGGAGCATACGACTATCCATCGCCAGAATGGGACACCGTAACGCCGGAAGCTAAGAGTCTCATCAACCAAATGTTGACTGTAAATCCTAGCAAGAGAATTACAGCTTCTGAAGCTCTGAAACACCCATGGATCTGTCACCGTGAGCGTGTTGCATCCATGATGCACAGGCAAGAGACTGTAGATTGCTTGAAGAAATTCAATGCGCGTCGCAAACTGAAAGGCGCTATTCTAACTACTATGCTAGCCACGCGAAATTTTTCTGGCAAGTCCATGGTTAATAAGAAGGGCGATGGGTCACAAGTGAAGGAATCAACTGACAGTAGTACGACATTGGAAGATGACGATTTGGATAAGGACAAGAAAGGTGTCGATCGAGCGTGCACCGTTATCTCTAAAGAGCATGATGAAGAGAGCCTCTCGAAAGCAGATTCTTTTGGAAAAGCTCGTGGCGATAGCAACGCTTCACTTCGCCGAGCTGAAGTTATTAAAGTCACGGAGGTGCTCATAGACGCTATCAATAATGGCGACTATGACACTTATTCCAAGTTATGTGATCCTAACGTGACTGCGTTTGATCCTGACGCATTAGGTAATTTGGTGGAGGGTGTAGAATTTCACAAATTCTTCATTGATAATACCCCTACTCATGTCAAAACTAATACAACCATTCTTAATCCTCGAGTTCACCTCCTCGGCGATGATGTAGCTGTAATAGCATATGTTTGTGTGACACAAAGTGTTGATGCGGAAGGGCGACGAGCTACGCACCAGTCTCAAGAAACTCGCATATGGCACAAACGCCACAACAAGTGGACAGCTGTTCACTTCCATCGCTCCTAACTAGTCCCTTCTTCAAAGATGTCCCCGATGCCAAAGGATTATGGTCTCAAAGAGCAAACTGTTTGTAATGGTTTCACCGTTTCAAATGTAACAACTTCTGAAAGCATTACCTAAATACAGAGACCACACAACAGCTCCTTCGGCAAcgacttaaaatataaaagtttaatatCCAATTCTGCTATGAAAATTACACGAATTTTATTAGAAATTCTTTGTAATCTCAAGGAATTAAGTTAATTACGTATAGGTAAATGTTACTCTACACAAATGTAAGCAATTCAAATATTACTTCTCATTCTGTAAAAGTCACTTACAAAGAGTCCTATCGTAAAAGCAACCGTGTGGCTAAAATGTGATACCGTTAAAATATCCAATGCTTCGTGCTAGTTATTGTATTAGTGTGAAAACCTGATCTCGGCCACAATCGAAAATTGTCAACGAAACGAGCCAAATGTTGCTGATCAACAAATTAAGAAATCTCAAACAGATCTGATGAATAATCTACGTTGTAAgtcgtacctacctatataaaatcAGCAAAACTTTTCAAGTTTAGAATTATTAGCACATTTCTCAGTAAGTCTCTCTACATTTTTAACTATGAATGTTTTGTCGTGCTTAAAAATGGTGTTCTATTTGTTATCAAATACCTAGTTAGTAAGATTTAAGTAACTAATGATGCAGTTATTGGCACTACGCATCCACAGTGAGAGAGGACTTCGAGTAGTTGgttaaaataactttttactATATTATACTGAGTTAGAATTCCTAGTGCGGATTTATTGTTaacgttttaaatattttaagtaaattatatcaATTTTGTCAATTTTAGGGTTTAGTGTGGTAATATTGTTCTGCTTTTGCTTTTATAAACACATTACTTACAAGTTTGTTGGCAGGATTGTTTGAAGAACTTTTTTAATCTGATTTCATTAGAAATGTTCATTTAGTATGTTCGAACTTTCACCTGAAACAATACGTTGCGATACCTAGCTGATAATCTAAAGTGATAACTGTGCAAGAGAAGGGTCTGCTAGTTGGTTTTGTACTAAGATAAGAGGAGCTTTGTCAACAGTGATATTAATATGTAATGTAAAGTGTTTTTTGCACAGTTTCACTTACGAAACGTGCTGTAACATTGGATCTACCTATATCTCTAAGTCTGCAGTAATTTCAGTATTTTCTAGAAATATAATTAGATGTAAATGACATTTAACCACGTTTTTACAATTTTGTAACATATTTTAGTATAGTTAGCAAAACTTAATTCATACAAATCAAAGAGTTGGaattgtaattataaaaaatgcattgcataataattaatacctacttattataggTAATCATGGTGATATTTTCACTGTATCCAGAGTACATAGTTGTGCCATTATCATTGAAATTAGTGCCAATAactgtagaaataaaaaatgtattctaGTCTTTATTGTTACGCATATTTAGTATTTAATCAacgtttttaaaattaattttaaacatatacatatataggaaCTTACATTGTGTACATAGATATTGATTTGCACACTGCATGTTTAAGAGTGTCGTCTTCAAGATTAGCTATATTTAAACATACTTTCTTTGAAGATGTTTATAAAAGTTCGTTACCTAGATGACattgaattaatttatttacttctgTTATTTTTTGGCTCTCCGATatatagtaatttaatatttcacAGATACGTGTTTGTTGGGGCAGAGCCCAGTATACACTTTTAGGGTACCTTATAAATGAGCTCTGGTCCTGTTTCGGCGCTGGTAAAGAACCGCCACGTCGAATTCATCTAGTTAGATTTTCACTTAAATTTTATAGGTACTTTACTGATTACCATCTCAAGTATGTAGGTCTAGAGTTTGATGGATTAAATAAGTACCCTTTTTAAATGAAAAGAGTCACAAAAGCTAATGCTTTGTGTATGTTTCTATATCCTAACTGAATGGTGAAATAAacatttgtgttttcttttcccTCTACTATACTTTTTCCACTATTGCCTACAGTTTAATAATGTACCTTTGATGTTAGTTATTCCAAACTTTGCCTACTTAGGTACTCGTAATATTGTAGTCATAAATTGTTATACATAAAATCCTTTAGATTTTTCTATGTCCAAAACATATCCAAGTCACCCATTTTTCCCGCCAACCGAGTTAGCAATACATTTttgcataaaaatatattatctctTCCAGaaatctataggtacctacatcctcagatataaaaataaaaaccctGTAGTCTTCCCGCCAGTATTCCAAATACCACAGTTAAAGGGATAGCCAATCTACAATTAAAGGTTTCAAGTATTCTATTCttctttaaaattttaatagctCTCCGCAAGATGTTATTATAATGCACATTTACCTGTTCGCATGCATTTGTCTCACTGGCTTTTACATTAAGGGGGGCTGTTTTGAATATTGTCATATCTTGTATTGGCTgcatttttattaaactttctataaatacttttatgaatttaaattatttttaaattacaaatctAAATGTACTTAAATGATAACATGAGGTTACCATTTGGAGGCACATGAGTGTTCAATCAATGCACATGAATACCATTTTTCGACTAGAATGTGCTGCAAATGGTTTTGTGGGGTCATACTTAGATGAATACAATGTACAACATGGGTGCAGTGCAATATGGTAACAAGACCTGTCACAGATAccttacatatattataaaataaagagcataataatatgttgtataattttaaaaactttattattgTAGTTTTACTTACAGGTACTTTTTCATAGTGTAAAATTTTGACCATTCAGCTAGATAGTAATAACTTGTGTTGAATATTTTATCTAAAGGAGAACATGTTATGTGTTAGGGCAATTGCTTCATAATCCAATTAAGCATTGTATTCAAGTCATTATTAGGGTGTAATATTGAGCAAAGTTAGACAGGATTAAAATCGTCATTGCACCCTTGCCTAGATATGTGATTGAGATTAATTTGTATGTTATAGTCAAAGTTATTACCAAAGTATTTCGTACCTTTCAATGCACCATGGAGTTTGTTTAGAATTTGCTGTTTATTATGAATGCTAAGTTTGTAGAATAATTTTCAAATGTGAAAGTGTAGGTGTATTATAAAATTGTCAGTATATTTGTATTCAACATAATTTCTTGAACCTCTGCATTGCCGATTATCATGTAACATCTCTAAAATAAAGTTCTTTTGATCTAAAATAGCATTTTATTGTCATCAACAACAATTcatacaaatacaatatttaaCTACATTGCAATCAACAAATCTAAACTACATAATTTCAATAACTACAAAACTATAGGCAAGAAGAACTatgtaatataaaaacatacctctttttaaattacattcaaAACTCTAATTTTTGTGTAAACTCCTTTACAGCCGTCAAGTGTCACATcaaaattctttaaaatatttctcaTTTCTTGTTCACTCACTTTCCTGTCCCCCAGTTCCTTCTCAACACATTTCCTCAAATGTCCCTCAGTTAATGGTTCAAACTTAATAAATTGTTTCTCAGCCTTAACATCACTAAAACTGTCTTCTAATTCCAAATGAAATAAGTTGTCACATGTTTTTACAAAATTCTTATCAATTGTGTCACAATTGTAAACCAGTAAAATTGTGATATTCTTTTTGAGACTCTCacttttttctataattttcttGACAAGTGGTGTGATATGCATATCATTTTTTGTTAAATCATCAACAATTATTAAAGAACTCTTGCATATTGTCAAACCAAGCATCAATTCTGGTGAGAACGTATTTGCAAAACTGGGCATTGTGTAATGGTAAACATTGGCTGAATTCgttacattttgtaaaattaatgATGTAGTAAATGTTTTGCCAACTCCAGTGCCTccatataaaaacataattttagtacTAACTTTATTATCAAATGTCTCTATGATATGATTCACAGCAGCATACTGGCCAAAGAGATTTTCCATAAGGACTTTTCTCAAGTTCTCTGTATCCATTTCTTCAGTACATTTAAAATTGgctattt
Coding sequences:
- the LOC126367171 gene encoding uncharacterized protein LOC126367171; protein product: MDDQNTSLEPMDVDRSANSSVSKMDISTTISDKDSTSEDSFFRTIKKISPIAPSFRSRQSYQFRQRSESPKKVQDIDKVNVRPRTTIKKYHIKMEHLKKKKPTSKLKALLSGVLSLTLFIFIYQIANFKCTEEMDTENLRKVLMENLFGQYAAVNHIIETFDNKVSTKIMFLYGGTGVGKTFTTSLILQNVTNSANVYHYTMPSFANTFSPELMLGLTICKSSLIIVDDLTKNDMHITPLVKKIIEKSESLKKNITILLVYNCDTIDKNFVKTCDNLFHLELEDSFSDVKAEKQFIKFEPLTEGHLRKCVEKELGDRKVSEQEMRNILKNFDVTLDGCKGVYTKIRVLNVI
- the LOC126367159 gene encoding calcium/calmodulin-dependent protein kinase type II alpha chain, which encodes MANPNRDGVSTRFSDNYDLKEELGKGAFSIVRRAVQKSTGYEFAAKIINTKKLSARDFQKLEREARICRKLQHPNIVRLHDSIQEEHFHYLVFDLVTGGELFEDIVAREFYSEADASHCIQQILESVHHCHHNGVVHRDLKPENLLLASKAKGAAVKLADFGLAIEVQGDQQAWFGFAGTPGYLSPEVLKKEPYGKPVDIWACGVILYILLVGYPPFWDEDQHRLYGQIKAGAYDYPSPEWDTVTPEAKSLINQMLTVNPSKRITASEALKHPWICHRERVASMMHRQETVDCLKKFNARRKLKGAILTTMLATRNFSGKSMVNKKGDGSQVKESTDSSTTLEDDDLDKDKKGVDRACTVISKEHDEESLSKADSFGKARGDSNASLRRAEVIKVTEVLIDAINNGDYDTYSKLCDPNVTAFDPDALGNLVEGVEFHKFFIDNTPTHVKTNTTILNPRVHLLGDDVAVIAYVCVTQSVDAEGRRATHQSQETRIWHKRHNKWTAVHFHRS